In Nicotiana tabacum cultivar K326 chromosome 17, ASM71507v2, whole genome shotgun sequence, one DNA window encodes the following:
- the LOC142171868 gene encoding uncharacterized protein LOC142171868: protein MSSFNPLTSILNQNKLEGSNYVDWKRNLDIILTVNGYKFVITDECPEKPENATDDQVKAYDKWFKVDEMARCYILTSMANVLQHQHQSMGSTYDMLESLKEMFSEQNCAAK, encoded by the coding sequence ATGTCTTCATTCAACCCACTTACCTCAATTTTGAACCAAAACAAGTTAGAAGGATCGAATTATGTTGACTGGAAAAGAAATCTTGATATTATCCTAACTGTTAACGGTTACAAATTTGTAATCACTGATGAATGCCCAGAAAAACCTGAAAATGCTACTGATGATCAGGTTAAGGCCTACGACAAATGGTTCAAGGTTGATGAGATGGCGCGATGTTACATTCTTACCTCTATGGCGAATGTTTTGCAACATCAGCATCAGTCTATGGGGTCTACTTACGACATGCTCGAAAGTCTCAAAGAGATGTTCAGTGAGCAAAATTGTGCGGCTAAGTAG